From the genome of Fusarium keratoplasticum isolate Fu6.1 chromosome 11, whole genome shotgun sequence, one region includes:
- a CDS encoding ZnMc domain-containing protein: MERIARTYCKDAVIPSSGKTAIEEAIYQEQPRGLDNVVITLPTKLWSRGRQAITYGWIDGEHSGSQAQRQKVAVVIEEWEWYSNVSFIAAGDSVARPDIVIAFDPSPSQGTWSLVGTDCLKAAPRTATMNLGCIGSDNEMAAAEKAVILHQFGHALGMLHEHQCPANGGIALTGADALVTLYGSQGWGDADVKEHIINPYNSKNMTSLREVDTQSIMHFPLPGVITGRDFDIDYNYELSDMDKAYIALMYPRSWPSQRAPQWTLEAALRMIGLTQQTPSLAEKIKELAKTPGADGSIDSTKIRDLVFKWVTWFHTPGHATAGDSLLSQSPAPRHDASDRTSHGRRMERMEYSDKLMKEYLDAQKDWERKRDEMIGGSIGDQHSDPVTDLKKRLSNMRESEQARLASKYPDT, from the exons ATGGAACGAATCGCTCGAACCTACTGCAAAGATGCAGTCATCCCCTCTTCAGGCAAGACGGCTATCGAGGAAGCCATATACCAAGAACAGCCACGAGGACTTGACAACGTGGTGATCACTCTGCCTACAAAGCTCTGGAGCCGGGGCCGACAAGCCATCACGTATGGGTGGATAGATGGAGAGCACAGTGGCTCACAGGCACAGCGCCAAAAAGTCGCCGTTGTCATCGAGGAATGGGAGTGGTACAGCAATGTTTCCTTCATCGCTGCCGGGGACTCCGTGGCTCGTCCGGACATTGTCATTGCCTTCGATCCTTCGCCAAGTCAAGGGACATGGAGTCTTGTCGGGACAGACTGCTTGAAGGCGGCGCCACGCACTGCCACCATGAACCTTGGCTGTATCGGCAGCGACAATGAAATGGCAGCAGCCGAGAAAGCCGTTATACTTCATCAG TTCGGCCATGCATTGGGCATGCTTCACGAACATCAATGCCCAGCCAACGGTGGCATTGCCTTGACAGGTGCCGATGCACTCGTGACGCTTTATGGCTCTCAAGGTTGGGGCGACGCCGATGTCAAAGAACATAT CATCAATCCATACAACTCAAAGAACATGACATCCTTGCGAGAAGTCGACACTCAAAGCATCATGCACTTCCCATTGCCTGGAGTCATCACTGGCCGAGACTTTGACATTGACTACAACTATGAGCTATCGGACATGGATAAAGCCTACATAGCGCTCATGTATCCTCGGAGTTGGCCGAGTCAGCGCGCGCCCCAATGGACACTAGAGGCCGCATTGAGAATGATCGGCCTGACTCAACAGACTCCATCGTTAGCTGAAAAGATCAAAGAACTGGCAAAGACGCCGGGAGCTGATGGAAGTATCGATTCTACCAAGATCCGCGACCTGGTTTTCAAGTGGGTGACTTGGTTTCACACACCTGGGCATGCCACGGCAGGTGACTCGCTGTTATCGCAAAGCCCAGCCCCCAGGCACGATGCAAGCGATAGAACATCGCACGGAAGAAGAATGGAGCGCATGGAATACTCAGATAAGCTTATGAAGG AGTACCTCGACGCCCAAAAAGACTGGGAACGGAAAAGGGATGAAATGATAGGTGGTAGTATTGGTGACCAACACTCAGACCCGGTGACCGatctgaagaagaggcttTCAAACATGAGAGAGTCTGAGCAAGCCAGGCTTGCTTCCAAATACCCGGACACTTAA
- a CDS encoding ATPase-AAA-core domain-containing protein: MKVTFEGGPNEENNPIQVPKFTSPASLWLVNADHGAYDLFGKPSCYHMWCHHRDCTSDVYVESQKSKRITIESNIKLILEEYDNKKKRGDQGLGRLKKLMEERDIIRLLPGAVPGFVLRNRKWVLLNLLQLGPVDQDNGWSNLVLPPGHRQLVQAMVETHTQQLNSNKDAKLEMDSVRGKGRGCVILLHGVPGVGKTSTADTMAECVAAHTKKPLYPITCVFLRIREYYSGILFLTTNRVGAIDDAFRSRLHLTLYYPKLTKKQTKEIFKHNFKRIAAINANRTLNGLSPFEYKDSESKIMDWAMETWKALRWNGRQIRNAFQTVLALAEFQENGHGGESAPRVLTRQYFKIVANASTQFNDYLLGTHGMDEDKVANREYMRALSYSPSSELVFRGFNQDSSESSCEEEEDDDGSETGNDSDEFDGFETGKKKKSRGKKGKSNSKKSKKPTGKRRNSGKKIKEKKKEVKESDESEDSE; the protein is encoded by the exons aTGAAAGTGACCTTTGAAGGTGGGCCCAACGAAGAAAACAACCCAATTCAGGTCCCGAAGTTCACATCTCCCGCATCTCTTTGGTTGGTAAATGCTGATCACGGGGCATATGATCTCTTTGGGAAACCTAGCTGCTATCACATGTGGTGCCACCATCGGGATTGCACGTCGGATGTGTACGTCGAATCACAGAAAAGCAAGCGGATCACAATTGAATCCAACATCAAGCTTATCCTAGAAGAGTATGACAACAAAAAGAAGCGAGGTGATCAGGGTCTTGGCcggctcaagaagctcatggaggagagggacATCATTAGATTGCTGCCAGGGGCAGTTCCGGGCTTCGTTCTGAGAAACCGGAAGTGGG TCCTCCTTAACCTTTTGCAACTTGGGCCGGTCGATCAGGACAATGGATGGAGTAATCTTGTCCTCCCCCCGGGGCACCGGCAGTTGGTTCAGGCCATGGTTGAGACTCACACGCAGCAGCTCAATTCTAACAAGGATGCTAAGCTTGAGATGGACTCGGTACGAGGCAAGG GGAGAGGATGCGTCATTCTCTTGCATGGAGTCCCGGGAGTGGGCAAGACTTCCACGGCCG ATACCATGGCAGAATGTGTCGCTGCTCATACAAAGAAGCCACTTTACCCCATCACTTGCG TCTTCCTCCGTATCCGAGAGTACTACTCGGGGATTCTGTTCCTCACAACAAACCGCGTCGGAGCGATCGACGACGCATTCCGATCCCGCCTCCATCTAACCCTTTACTACCCGaagctcaccaagaagcagaCAAAGGAAATATTCAAGCACAATTTTAAACGGATTGCCGCCATCAACGCTAACCGCACACTGAACGGGTTGTCCCCGTTTGAGTACAAGGACTCGGAGTCGAAAATCATGGACTGGGCCATGGAAACCTGGAAGGCGCTGAGGTGGAACGGACGCCAGATCCGCAACGCTTTCCAGACCGTCCTTGCCCTGGCCGAGTTTCAAGAGAACGGCCATGGCGGTGAGTCAGCGCCTCGAGTGTTGACTAGACAGTACTTCAAGATTGTTGCCAATGCCTCCACCCAGTTCAACGACTACTTGCTCGGGACCCATGGCATGGACGAGGATAAGGTGGCTAACCGCGAGTACATGAGAGCATTGTCATACTCACCCTCTTCTGAGTTGGTGTTCAGGGGTTTTAACCAAGACTCTTCTGAGTCTAGCtgcgaagaggaggaagatgatgatgggtcAGAGACAGGGAACGACTCGGATGAGTTTGATGGCTTCGAAACtggaaaaaagaagaagagcagagGGAAGAAAGGGAAGAGCAACAGTAAGAAGAGCAAAAAGCCGacagggaagaggagaaacTCAGGGAAGAAAatcaaggaaaagaagaaggaagtgAAGGAGAGCGATGAAAGTGAGGACTCTGAGTGA